From the genome of Amylibacter sp. IMCC11727:
ATTTCCTTTAACCGCGCCTCTACATTCATGTGGATGTCTTCCAAAGCGGCGGAATACTGAAATGTTCCGCCTTCAATTTCTGACAACACCGTGAGCAGGCCTTCCCGAATGGCCTCGGCATCGCTATCCGTGATAATGCCTTGCTTCGCGAGCATTGCAGCGTGCGCACGCGACCCTTCAATATCCTGTCGTGCCATCCGCTTGTCAAAACTGATAGAGGCGTTAATTGCTTCCATAATGGCATCGGGACCGCTGGCAAACCGCCCGCCCCACATGGCATTCGAGGATGATTTTTTGTCCGACATTGGCTGACCTTCGGGTTTGAAACATGAAAGAGGAGACCTAAAGATGACCTTGCCCCGCCCTGCACTGATTGGTGGTGCCATCATCGCCCTCTTGATCGCCGTATACGCAACCTTTCAATTGGGTGCAAATCAGCAAACCGTTGAACCCGTCGACACATCCGAAATCAACGCCTTGCGTCAGGGCGACATGAAAAAGCTGATCTTCGCTTCAGCCCCCGTTGCCCCAGTCACCACAGCATTCACCGACGAAGCCCAAACCCCCAAAACCTTTGCCGATTACAAAGGCAAATACGTTTTGGTGAATTTTTGGGCCACATGGTGCGCCCCGTGCCGTAAAGAAATGCCTTCACTCAACAAACTGCAAAGGGAACTCGGTGGTGATAAGTTTGAGGTCGTGACCATCGCCACGGGCCACAACCCGCTACCCGCCATCAAAACCTTTTTTAGTCAGGCAAACATCAC
Proteins encoded in this window:
- a CDS encoding TlpA family protein disulfide reductase, whose amino-acid sequence is MTLPRPALIGGAIIALLIAVYATFQLGANQQTVEPVDTSEINALRQGDMKKLIFASAPVAPVTTAFTDEAQTPKTFADYKGKYVLVNFWATWCAPCRKEMPSLNKLQRELGGDKFEVVTIATGHNPLPAIKTFFSQANITDLPILLDPKQDLARQMSVFGLPATVILDPQGREIARLRGDAEWADDNAYTIIKALIATQDS